The genomic DNA CAAATCTAAACTGCTTTAACTGCTCTATTGTGCTTGGTCCCGAACATACTTCATATTTAGGTATATATAATCCTCCCAACATATATATCTGTGCATCGCATCCCTGTAATCTTGCCAAAGTAAGATAACAATTCGTTACGATCTTTATTTTTTTATTCTGAATATAAGGTATCAGATAAAGCGGTGTTGTACCTGAATCAAGAAATATAAGGTCCCCATCCTTTACCACCTTGGCAGCTTCCCTGCAGATAGCCTTTTTCTCTTCTGCATGTATATCTACTTTTTCAATAACCGGTATTTCTGTGAGGTCACTCATTATCTCATCCAGATTTTTTTGGACAGCACCTCCTCGTTCTCTTGAAATTTTTCCTTCATCTTCCAGAATTTTCAAATCTCTTTGAATAGTTGATTTTGACACTTGTAATTCTTTGCAAAGATCAGCAACACTTATAGATGGTTGAGCCTGCAGTCTCTTAATAATATATAATAAACGTTCTTTTGCCAGCATGTTTTATCTCTCCTTTTAAAAAAAATATTATTTTTAACTACCTATAATTATACCTTATTTCAAACGGTATTTGTTCATTATTTTTCATTTTTGCCATAATTTCTTCTGATTCAATCTAAATATGAAAAACATGCATTATCTTTGCAGTTCACAATACACCTCCTCTTTAATTTACCAAAAATGAACTAATATGAATTTCGTGTCATCCTTCACCTTAAAAAAAGTATACCACCATTTTTATATCATGTCAAATCATTTTTATTCAAAATGATTCATATTGAATCATTTTTTATTTACAAAAGTATATTTTTAAGTTATAATAGCATATATGATTTTTTTGACTAAATATTATACTATTACATATAAAGGAGATTTTTTATGAACAATGAGATAAAATCCTGCATCTTTAATATACAGAGATTCAGCATTCATGACGGACCGGGAATTCGGACAACTGTGTTTTTCAAGGGCTGTCCCCTGAACTGCATGTGGTGTTCCAATCCTGAGTCACAGAGCTTCAAGCCGGAACCTATATGGGATAAAATAAAAAAGGATTATATTATTACAGGTGAATGTAAAACTGTGGAAGAAATCATGGAAATAATTTTAAAAGATATGGATTATTATATTGAATCAGAAGGCGGCGTGACTCTTTCAGGAGGTGAGGTACTTTCACATCCTGAATTTGCAGCAGAGCTGCTGAAAGAGTGTAAAAAACACAACATACATACTGCCTGTGAAACTTCCGCATTTTCATCACCGGAAATTTTCAATAACTTTACAGAATATCCTGATCTGCTTATTATTGATATAAAACATTATGATAATTCCGAGCATATAAAAAAAACAGGTGTCTCTCTG from Sebaldella termitidis ATCC 33386 includes the following:
- a CDS encoding DeoR/GlpR family DNA-binding transcription regulator, with amino-acid sequence MLAKERLLYIIKRLQAQPSISVADLCKELQVSKSTIQRDLKILEDEGKISRERGGAVQKNLDEIMSDLTEIPVIEKVDIHAEEKKAICREAAKVVKDGDLIFLDSGTTPLYLIPYIQNKKIKIVTNCYLTLARLQGCDAQIYMLGGLYIPKYEVCSGPSTIEQLKQFRFDHAFIGANGIDLELGEVYSSEFEIGALKKAVMKRSKDSYLLVDDSKFSLAGICTFGYFSEFTHIYVNDFPKNEKRSKNIIICK
- a CDS encoding glycyl-radical enzyme activating protein; the encoded protein is MNNEIKSCIFNIQRFSIHDGPGIRTTVFFKGCPLNCMWCSNPESQSFKPEPIWDKIKKDYIITGECKTVEEIMEIILKDMDYYIESEGGVTLSGGEVLSHPEFAAELLKECKKHNIHTACETSAFSSPEIFNNFTEYPDLLIIDIKHYDNSEHIKKTGVSLKPILKNIKHAILKKKNVLFRIPIIPGYNDSLKDAENFSRLLKLYNINKVELLPFHQFGKSKYKFLNRKYEFENTKQIYAEDLKEYKEVFLRNKIECSIS